In Plantibacter sp. PA-3-X8, one DNA window encodes the following:
- a CDS encoding zinc-binding dehydrogenase, with product MHTTLTAHEGNDVFIRPSPIAMVWQGPGHPHQAMAVPGVTLGPGDVLVEVELATVCGSDVHTVLGHRDAATPLVLGHEQVGRVVAVGGPVTAVDGTVLVAGMRVVWSVVVSCGVCDRCSAGLEQKCRRLAKYGHDRVHRGWELSGGFATHVELLEGTAIVIVGETPPAAVFAPASCATATAIAALDAAGHDLPGTAVLVTGAGMLGLTVAAIATDAGARVVVSDPDPARRLLAGRFGAIATVDPTIGAAEHLDAAHLAAGVEGFPVAIEMSGDARAVDAAIASLSIGGTAVLVGSVSPGAPLGIDAERIVRRLLTVRGAHNYRPRDLARAVDFLTGAWRRYPFAELVGPEFPLQDVDEALVAAASGAFPRVGVRP from the coding sequence ATGCACACGACGCTCACCGCGCACGAGGGCAACGACGTCTTCATCAGACCGTCGCCGATCGCGATGGTCTGGCAGGGGCCGGGGCACCCGCACCAGGCGATGGCGGTGCCCGGGGTGACGCTCGGGCCGGGCGACGTCCTCGTCGAGGTGGAACTGGCGACCGTGTGCGGCTCCGACGTGCACACCGTCCTCGGGCACCGTGACGCCGCCACGCCGCTCGTCCTCGGGCACGAACAGGTGGGACGCGTCGTGGCGGTCGGGGGACCCGTCACCGCCGTGGACGGCACGGTCCTCGTCGCGGGGATGCGGGTCGTGTGGTCGGTCGTCGTGAGCTGCGGCGTCTGCGACCGCTGCTCCGCCGGCCTGGAGCAGAAGTGCCGCCGGCTCGCGAAGTACGGGCACGACCGGGTCCACCGCGGCTGGGAGCTGAGCGGCGGATTCGCCACCCACGTCGAACTCCTCGAGGGCACGGCCATCGTGATCGTGGGGGAGACGCCGCCCGCCGCCGTCTTCGCGCCGGCGTCCTGCGCGACGGCCACCGCGATCGCCGCACTGGATGCGGCCGGGCACGACCTGCCCGGCACGGCGGTCCTCGTGACCGGCGCCGGGATGCTCGGGCTGACGGTCGCAGCCATCGCGACCGATGCCGGGGCGCGCGTCGTCGTGAGCGATCCGGACCCCGCCCGCCGGCTGCTCGCCGGTCGCTTCGGCGCCATCGCGACCGTCGACCCCACGATCGGCGCCGCCGAGCACCTCGACGCCGCGCACCTGGCGGCGGGCGTTGAGGGCTTCCCGGTGGCCATCGAGATGTCCGGCGACGCCCGTGCCGTCGACGCCGCCATCGCGTCGCTGTCGATCGGCGGGACGGCGGTCCTCGTCGGCAGCGTGTCGCCCGGTGCGCCGCTCGGCATCGACGCCGAACGGATCGTCCGACGCCTCCTCACGGTGCGCGGCGCACACAACTACCGACCGCGGGATCTGGCACGCGCGGTCGACTTCCTGACCGGTGCGTGGCGTCGGTATCCGTTCGCCGAACTCGTCGGCCCGGAGTTCCCCTTGCAGGACGTCGACGAGGCGCTCGTCGCAGCTGCATCGGGCGCCTTCCCGCGCGTCGGTGTCCGACCCTGA
- a CDS encoding HAD family hydrolase, which translates to MTSIDRPQQDSTAAPHLDDDVETDLADLDELEGGFDDAHEDDLLLELVVLDLAGTTVSDDGVVEDAFRVAAETIGIDTEDALDAAIELVRDTMGQSKLDVFLMLTDGDEARAASGNAAFEEAYERLVGEGRVEAIAGAEDTVRRLRELGVGVVFTTGFAPATRDALLASLRWSELADDALSPADAGRGRPAPDLPLTALLRFGASAVDTMVVVGDTASDMLSGVNAGAGLVVGVLTGAHDEETLLEAGADEIITSIAELPALLGLD; encoded by the coding sequence GTGACCAGCATCGATCGACCCCAGCAGGACAGCACCGCGGCGCCCCACCTCGACGACGACGTGGAGACCGACCTCGCCGACCTCGACGAGCTGGAGGGCGGGTTCGACGACGCGCACGAGGACGACCTCCTGCTCGAACTGGTGGTCCTCGACCTCGCCGGGACGACGGTCTCGGACGACGGCGTCGTCGAGGACGCCTTCCGCGTCGCCGCCGAGACGATCGGCATCGACACCGAGGACGCGCTCGACGCGGCCATCGAGCTCGTCCGCGACACGATGGGCCAGTCGAAGCTCGACGTGTTCCTCATGCTGACCGACGGCGACGAGGCTCGAGCCGCTTCCGGCAACGCCGCCTTCGAAGAGGCCTACGAGCGACTCGTCGGCGAGGGGCGCGTCGAGGCGATCGCCGGAGCCGAGGACACGGTGCGGCGGCTCCGCGAGCTCGGCGTGGGCGTCGTGTTCACCACCGGGTTCGCCCCCGCCACGCGCGACGCGCTCCTCGCGAGCCTCAGGTGGTCCGAACTCGCCGACGACGCCCTGTCGCCCGCCGACGCCGGTCGAGGGCGTCCAGCGCCGGACCTGCCGCTGACGGCGCTCCTCCGGTTCGGTGCGAGCGCCGTCGACACCATGGTCGTCGTCGGCGACACGGCCAGCGACATGCTGTCCGGGGTGAACGCCGGCGCCGGGCTCGTCGTCGGGGTGCTCACCGGAGCACACGACGAGGAGACGCTGCTCGAGGCGGGCGCCGACGAGATCATCACGAGCATCGCCGAGTTGCCCGCGCTGCTCGGTCTCGACTGA
- a CDS encoding TIGR03364 family FAD-dependent oxidoreductase has protein sequence MNGRRMSGGVSAPRVGLGVGSLGASADRADVVIVGAGIVGLSAALAAVDAGAEVVVVERSAEAQGASVRNFGHLAATPQAGLAARLAARSAQIWQRLEQDAGLWVRRSGTHVVARHLDELRVLEDFAASRAQAGAAADVRLYDAAEFLQQVPISADDVVGGAWLPRDLQVNPRQALGAVTAYLERRGVEFRRRTTVTGLRSGFVDTSRGVIAAGLTVVAVNHDIDTLLPELAERAVVRRCALDMVRVRAELPMPMPAPLLTGWSLLRYAGFADSPAIPALRERLQQDHPGLASLDVNLMATQLPDGSIILGDTHSRGEAVSPFQSEHAFDELLRAGSTLFGTRLDVLERWQGVYATAPEELLIDEPTPGVRVVAATTGIGMTTGPALGELAVAEHLGPTFSPAQPTSIRAASAHLQKGLS, from the coding sequence GTGAACGGACGACGGATGAGCGGCGGGGTGTCGGCGCCGCGGGTCGGCCTCGGCGTCGGCTCGCTCGGTGCCTCGGCCGATCGCGCGGACGTCGTGATCGTCGGAGCCGGCATCGTCGGGCTGTCCGCGGCGCTCGCCGCTGTGGACGCCGGTGCCGAGGTCGTGGTCGTCGAACGTTCGGCCGAAGCCCAGGGTGCGTCGGTCCGCAACTTCGGTCATCTGGCCGCGACGCCGCAGGCCGGGCTCGCCGCCCGCCTCGCCGCGCGTTCGGCGCAGATCTGGCAGCGACTCGAGCAGGACGCTGGGCTGTGGGTCCGGCGCTCGGGCACGCACGTGGTCGCCCGGCACCTCGACGAGCTGCGCGTCCTCGAGGACTTCGCTGCGTCCCGTGCCCAGGCGGGAGCTGCGGCCGACGTCCGCCTGTACGACGCGGCCGAGTTCCTGCAGCAGGTGCCGATCAGTGCCGACGACGTGGTGGGCGGCGCCTGGCTGCCACGCGACCTCCAGGTGAACCCGCGTCAGGCACTGGGCGCCGTCACGGCGTACCTGGAACGCCGCGGTGTCGAGTTCCGACGCCGGACGACCGTGACCGGACTGCGCTCCGGCTTCGTCGACACCAGCCGCGGGGTCATCGCCGCAGGCCTCACCGTGGTCGCGGTGAACCACGACATCGACACGCTCCTCCCCGAGCTGGCCGAGCGGGCGGTCGTCCGTCGATGCGCGCTCGACATGGTGCGGGTGCGCGCCGAACTCCCGATGCCGATGCCGGCGCCGCTCCTGACCGGGTGGTCGCTCCTGCGCTACGCGGGATTCGCCGACTCGCCCGCCATCCCGGCACTCCGGGAGCGGTTGCAGCAGGACCACCCCGGGCTCGCCTCGCTCGACGTCAACCTCATGGCGACCCAGTTGCCGGACGGCTCGATCATCCTCGGCGACACCCACAGTCGCGGCGAAGCGGTCTCCCCGTTCCAGTCCGAGCACGCCTTCGACGAACTCCTGCGGGCTGGAAGCACGCTGTTCGGGACCAGGCTCGACGTCCTCGAACGCTGGCAGGGCGTCTACGCCACCGCCCCGGAGGAGTTGCTCATCGACGAACCGACCCCGGGCGTCCGCGTGGTCGCCGCGACCACGGGCATCGGGATGACCACCGGACCCGCGCTCGGCGAGCTGGCCGTGGCCGAGCACCTCGGCCCGACCTTCTCGCCGGCGCAGCCGACCAGCATCCGTGCCGCATCAGCCCACCTTCAGAAAGGCCTCTCGTGA
- the phnE gene encoding phosphonate ABC transporter, permease protein PhnE, producing MVVTAPAKTAPSAGRPPGLSGPVPVGRLRPQTIAAVLTLIALLAFSVYSLLEVGISIPNMVASWGNAVNFFNRVGTITFPPPGELLSLTALTLGIVISGTVLAAVLSIPVAYLAAANTTPGPAWRAVGRFVGVLSRAVPDVVIAMILVLMFSLGSLPGIIAIGLHSVGMISKLFADAIEQVDEGPRLAIRAAGGSKLQEFTSGVLPQVLPSWVATVLHRGDINLRGSVLLGYVGVLGLGRELSLAFKSLDYSLGIGLAIVIFALCVVMEIVSSTVRTVMLGVQPTGRGLGDRVVRRVAAGREARRAAGGSSRTVASPSAESRIAAAAKRPWTPARVRDTVGAWLAVAVVVWGVVVSDIQWGDLVTFWAKAPDVLVRLWPPSFGMRTTEQMVEAMFETVAIAFAATLIALVCSIVIGSLAARNVAPNRGVRTGARFALVGIRGIPELILAILLIVVTGLGAQAGTLALGICGIGLLGKLIADSFEEVAPGPERALTAVGATRPQVYAAATLPQGARALVGHTFYTLDTNIRAATMLGIVGGGGIGYYLIQADQGGNYDQVTAIVLMILAVVLVVEGIAMWMRRVFS from the coding sequence ATGGTCGTCACCGCACCCGCGAAGACGGCACCGTCCGCCGGCCGCCCGCCAGGACTCTCCGGACCCGTTCCGGTCGGTCGGCTCCGACCGCAGACGATCGCCGCCGTGCTCACGCTGATCGCGCTGCTCGCGTTCTCGGTCTACTCGCTCCTCGAGGTCGGGATCTCGATCCCGAACATGGTGGCGAGCTGGGGCAACGCGGTCAACTTCTTCAACCGGGTGGGCACGATCACGTTCCCGCCGCCCGGGGAACTGCTGTCACTCACCGCCCTGACCCTGGGGATCGTCATCTCAGGCACCGTCCTCGCTGCGGTGCTCTCGATCCCGGTCGCGTACCTCGCGGCCGCCAACACGACCCCGGGACCGGCCTGGCGCGCGGTCGGTCGGTTCGTCGGCGTGCTCAGCCGTGCCGTGCCGGACGTCGTCATCGCGATGATCCTCGTGCTCATGTTCTCGCTCGGCTCGCTGCCCGGCATCATCGCGATCGGGCTGCACTCCGTCGGCATGATCTCGAAGCTCTTCGCGGACGCGATCGAGCAGGTCGACGAGGGGCCACGACTCGCGATCCGGGCGGCCGGCGGCTCGAAGCTGCAGGAGTTCACCTCGGGTGTCCTGCCGCAGGTCCTCCCGTCCTGGGTGGCCACGGTCCTCCACCGCGGCGACATCAACCTGCGCGGTTCGGTCCTCCTCGGCTACGTCGGCGTCCTCGGCCTCGGCCGTGAACTGTCGCTCGCGTTCAAATCCCTCGACTACTCGCTCGGCATCGGACTCGCGATCGTCATCTTCGCGCTGTGCGTCGTCATGGAGATCGTGTCGAGCACCGTGCGGACCGTGATGCTCGGGGTGCAGCCGACCGGACGTGGACTCGGTGACCGCGTCGTGCGTCGGGTGGCCGCGGGCCGGGAGGCACGTCGTGCGGCGGGTGGGAGCAGCCGCACGGTCGCCTCTCCGAGCGCCGAGTCCCGGATCGCCGCTGCAGCGAAGCGTCCGTGGACGCCGGCCCGCGTCCGCGACACCGTCGGTGCCTGGCTCGCCGTGGCGGTCGTGGTCTGGGGCGTCGTCGTGTCCGACATCCAGTGGGGCGACCTCGTGACGTTCTGGGCCAAGGCCCCCGACGTCCTCGTCCGACTCTGGCCTCCGTCGTTCGGCATGCGCACGACGGAGCAGATGGTCGAGGCGATGTTCGAGACCGTCGCGATCGCCTTCGCGGCGACCCTCATCGCCCTCGTCTGCTCGATCGTCATCGGGTCCCTCGCCGCACGGAACGTCGCCCCGAACCGCGGTGTCCGCACCGGCGCCCGGTTCGCGCTCGTCGGCATCCGCGGCATCCCGGAGCTCATCCTCGCGATCCTCCTCATCGTGGTCACCGGGCTCGGGGCCCAGGCGGGGACGCTCGCGCTCGGCATCTGCGGGATCGGCCTCCTCGGCAAGCTCATCGCGGACTCCTTCGAGGAGGTCGCGCCCGGACCGGAACGCGCGCTGACCGCCGTCGGCGCGACGCGCCCACAGGTCTACGCCGCGGCGACGCTCCCGCAGGGCGCCCGTGCACTGGTCGGGCACACCTTCTACACGCTCGACACGAACATCCGCGCCGCGACCATGCTCGGCATCGTCGGCGGAGGCGGCATCGGCTACTACCTGATCCAGGCGGACCAGGGCGGGAACTACGACCAGGTCACGGCCATCGTGCTGATGATCCTCGCGGTGGTCCTCGTCGTCGAGGGCATCGCCATGTGGATGCGGAGGGTGTTCTCGTGA